The Gracilibacillus caseinilyticus genome segment TGCAGCATAGAAACACATGGCAATAAAATCGTAGTCGATGTGGAACGAGAATTTATTGTCGAAGTAATTGGAGAAACAAAAATCTGTGTAAAAGTAGATCCACATGGAAAGGTACATGATGATGACGATTGGGATTTTGATGTTTCCGATGATGAGCTAGACGAAATCGATCCAGACTTTTTAGATGATTACGAAGAAGAATAATGATTACAGTGTGGGGCATGCTCACACTGTATTTTTTTATTTAACTTTAGCAAATATAAAGTTTCCTATAATACGGATTATGTAAAGCTGGGCTGTATGTCAATGTGATAATATTGATATGTTGTATATGCTACTAAGTAAAGCTCCGGAAATATGCTCCGCTTTCTGTGGGGTCGGGATCAGCTTCCTAGGAAAGAAAAACCTTTCCTCTGGGATCTTCACACTCGACTTGATCCACCTTGTGAAGCGATCTTCTTCACAAAGTTAGCTTCAGCCGTGCCCCACAGGGCGCGAAATGGTTGGCCGGGGCGATATCCTAACGCATAAATCATTTCAAAATTAGCACTAGGCTATTTAACATAATCTGTATTATAAGTATCCTTACTTTTATTTTTTCAATCCTTTACATGACATCTTGCTGTACATCACCTGAAAGGCTTCAACTGTATATTTTCCCACAAAAAAATGACCAACAATTTTGCTGGTCATTTTTACATTTAGCAGGAGTGACTGCTGTTTTTTCTTTTGGATCCTGTTTCGCCTGATAACAAATCTCCATCTGTTGAGCGAATCACTTCGTTGGTTATTTCTCTAGCAATTGTGTTAGTTACCAGCTGAAGCAGATCGTTAATCACAACTTGAGAATCTTTGAATTCTTGCACAACAGGAATTTCATCAATCTCTTTCTGGAGACGATCAATTTCTTCCTCTACTCGCTTTAATGCTTCTTGTTTTCCATATGCTTGAAAGTTAACAGCTTGCTTTTGCAGTGCTTTGATTTTTTTGATGGAGCTTTGTACTTTGTTGTTTTCGTTTAATTTCGCTTCTAATTGTTTGAAACGGTCAATTTCATCAATATTAGCCATTTTTTCTGCAAGATTACGTGCCTCTTGAAGCACTTCTGCTCTTGTATAATTCACCATTTAATTCACCTCAACTGCTGATTCAACTAATTCTCCATCCAGTGTCCATGTTTTTGTGTTAGTAATTTTCACTTCCACAATGTCACCGATAATAGATTTTGGTCCTCTAAAATTAACTAATTTATTACGTTCAGTATAGCCAGACAAGACATCAGGATCTTTTTTACTTTCCCCTTCGACTAATACCTTAACTGTTTCGCCTTGGTATGTTTCCATAGCCTCTGCTGATTGTTTATTCACAATTGCATTTAAGCGTTGCAGACGTTCTTTTTTCACTTCCATTGGAATATTGTCTTCCCAACGTGCAGCAGGTGTACCTTCTCTTGGTGAATAGATAAATGTGTAGGCACTCTCAAATCCTACTTCTTCCATTAAAGATAAAGTCTCTTCAAATTGTTCGTCTGATTCATTTGGAAAACCAACAATAATATCTGTTGTTAACGTTGCATTTGGCATCGCCTTTCTAATTTTACCAACAAGTTCAAGGTAGTCTTCTCTTGTATAACGACGTGCCATCACTCGTAAAACATCAGAACTGCCGGATTGTACTGGTAAATGAATATGATCTAACAGATTACCCCCCTGTGCCAACACTTCTATGAGACGATCGTCAAAGTCTCTTGGATGAGAAGTAGTAAAACGGACTCTCGGAATATCAATTTTACTTATTTCTTCCATTAAGTCACCTAATCCATATTCAAACTCCAAGTCTTTACCGTATGCGTTTACGTTCTGTCCTAATAAGGTAATTT includes the following:
- a CDS encoding RicAFT regulatory complex protein RicA family protein; this encodes MVNYTRAEVLQEARNLAEKMANIDEIDRFKQLEAKLNENNKVQSSIKKIKALQKQAVNFQAYGKQEALKRVEEEIDRLQKEIDEIPVVQEFKDSQVVINDLLQLVTNTIAREITNEVIRSTDGDLLSGETGSKRKNSSHSC